In Nostoc sp. GT001, a genomic segment contains:
- a CDS encoding RDD family protein, which produces MRFFNRITFQTPESVELEFTLAGIGNRALALLIDYTVLGVTLLLFVLTWSVFSTQLLNFVEYFFKNLTSLDIWLLAIFFIIAFAIYIGYFVFFETLWFGETPGKRFAKIRVVRDDGRLIGLQQATLRALLRPFDETLFIGAFLIMLGSREKRLGDLAAGTIVIQAQAPTASTRLTISEQAKGLHEQLIEIAELSQLMPDDFAVIREYLQRRGAMSLKARASLSLKLAEQVKAIINLEKLPEAVTPDVFLEAIYLGYQQPKF; this is translated from the coding sequence ATGCGCTTTTTTAATCGCATCACATTCCAAACTCCAGAAAGTGTAGAGTTGGAATTTACTCTAGCGGGAATTGGTAATCGAGCTTTGGCACTCCTGATTGACTATACAGTGTTGGGTGTAACTTTGCTTCTGTTTGTCCTTACTTGGAGTGTCTTCTCGACGCAGCTGTTAAATTTTGTTGAATATTTTTTTAAAAATTTAACAAGTTTAGATATTTGGCTGTTAGCAATTTTCTTCATTATCGCCTTTGCAATTTATATCGGCTATTTTGTATTTTTTGAAACCTTATGGTTTGGGGAAACCCCTGGTAAACGCTTTGCTAAAATTCGCGTAGTTCGAGATGATGGTAGACTCATCGGGTTACAACAAGCAACGCTACGTGCTTTACTGCGGCCCTTTGATGAAACTTTATTTATTGGCGCTTTTTTAATTATGCTGGGTAGCCGCGAAAAGCGCTTAGGTGATTTGGCTGCTGGCACAATTGTCATTCAAGCCCAAGCACCGACTGCATCTACCAGATTGACAATTTCAGAACAGGCAAAAGGACTTCATGAACAGTTAATCGAAATTGCCGAGTTATCGCAATTGATGCCAGATGATTTTGCTGTGATTCGTGAGTATTTACAGCGACGTGGTGCAATGTCGTTAAAGGCAAGAGCCTCACTATCTCTAAAGCTAGCCGAGCAAGTTAAAGCTATTATTAATTTAGAAAAATTGCCAGAAGCTGTTACGCCTGATGTTTTTTTAGAAGCAATTTACCTCGGTTATCAACAACCGAAATTTTAG
- the pstA gene encoding phosphate ABC transporter permease PstA, with the protein MTTLNIQEVRKTISRNKRSQYIFNIIGILSMLFGIVTLLALLFDLIIDGFPRLSWQFLTSFPSRRAEEAGILSAWVGTLLVMFVTSLVAIPIGIASGIYLEEYARKNWLSDVIEINVTNLAGVPSIIYGLLALGVFVYGFNFGRSIITAGFTLALLVLPVVIVSTREALRAIPNSIREAAYATGASKWQMIWDHILPYSTGTILTGIIVALARAIGETAPLITIGALTFIAFLPEPPITEQFPYISFSWLLAPFTVMPIQMFDWVSRPQAEFQVNAAAAGIVLIAITLAMNAVAIYIRYRLRKKIKW; encoded by the coding sequence ATGACAACTCTTAATATTCAAGAAGTCCGTAAGACTATTAGCCGGAATAAGCGATCGCAATATATTTTCAACATTATTGGCATCTTGTCAATGCTGTTTGGTATTGTCACATTACTGGCACTATTATTTGATTTAATCATCGATGGTTTTCCACGTCTTTCGTGGCAATTTTTGACTTCGTTTCCTAGTCGCAGAGCGGAAGAAGCAGGCATCCTCTCAGCTTGGGTGGGAACATTATTAGTAATGTTTGTAACGTCTTTAGTAGCCATACCCATCGGCATAGCATCAGGTATTTACTTAGAAGAGTATGCCCGAAAAAATTGGTTGTCTGATGTAATTGAAATTAATGTCACCAACTTAGCTGGTGTTCCCTCGATTATTTACGGACTTTTGGCTTTGGGTGTATTTGTTTATGGGTTCAACTTCGGCCGAAGCATTATTACTGCTGGGTTTACCTTGGCGTTATTGGTTTTACCAGTGGTGATCGTTTCTACCCGTGAAGCTCTGCGTGCTATACCAAATAGTATCCGTGAAGCTGCTTATGCAACAGGGGCTTCTAAGTGGCAAATGATTTGGGATCATATTTTGCCTTACTCAACAGGCACAATTCTCACTGGGATTATTGTTGCCTTGGCACGAGCTATTGGTGAAACTGCGCCCCTAATTACCATTGGTGCGCTGACATTTATAGCCTTCTTACCAGAACCACCAATTACTGAGCAGTTTCCCTACATCTCATTCTCTTGGTTACTCGCTCCGTTTACAGTTATGCCCATTCAAATGTTCGATTGGGTATCTCGTCCTCAAGCTGAGTTTCAGGTGAATGCAGCAGCAGCAGGTATTGTTCTAATTGCCATTACTTTGGCTATGAATGCTGTAGCAATTTATATCCGCTATCGTTTACGCAAAAAAATCAAATGGTAG
- the holA gene encoding DNA polymerase III subunit delta codes for MPIYVYWGEDDFAMEKAIALLRDRVLDPQWTSFNYTAFSPDQADAAIQGLNQVMTPTFGAGGRLVWLINTTLCQHCPENVLAELGRSLRVIPENSFLLLTSRNKPDERLKSTKLLKQFATEFREFPLIPPWKTELLVQSVNQAAQTVGVKLTANTSHLLAESVGNDTRLLYNELEKLRLYVQGSNKPLDIDTVTKLVRNTTQNSLQLAAAIRTGDTAKALTTLADLSNASEPGLRIVATLIGQFRTWLWVKIMIESGERNQQAIAIAADIGNPKRIYFLQQEIKLLSVQQLISCLPLLLELEVSLKQGASEMSTLQTKVIELCQVCRGN; via the coding sequence ATGCCAATCTATGTTTACTGGGGTGAAGATGATTTTGCGATGGAAAAGGCGATCGCACTTCTGCGCGATCGCGTCCTCGATCCCCAATGGACAAGTTTTAATTACACTGCATTTTCCCCAGATCAAGCTGATGCTGCTATCCAGGGCTTAAATCAGGTGATGACGCCTACTTTTGGCGCTGGTGGGCGCTTGGTATGGCTGATCAACACTACTCTGTGTCAGCACTGTCCAGAGAATGTATTGGCAGAGTTGGGGCGATCGCTAAGAGTCATTCCCGAAAACTCATTTTTATTGCTCACTAGCCGCAATAAGCCAGATGAACGCCTCAAATCCACGAAATTATTAAAACAGTTTGCGACTGAATTCCGAGAATTTCCCCTCATCCCCCCTTGGAAAACAGAATTACTGGTGCAATCTGTTAATCAAGCAGCCCAGACAGTAGGCGTGAAACTGACTGCCAATACTTCCCATCTGTTGGCGGAATCTGTAGGCAATGATACACGGCTTCTTTACAATGAGTTAGAGAAATTACGGCTATATGTCCAAGGTAGCAATAAGCCTTTAGACATAGATACTGTTACAAAGTTAGTAAGAAATACTACTCAAAATAGCTTACAATTAGCAGCAGCAATCAGAACAGGAGATACAGCTAAAGCTTTGACAACACTGGCAGATTTGAGCAATGCTTCCGAGCCGGGATTACGGATAGTTGCCACACTGATTGGACAATTTCGCACCTGGCTGTGGGTAAAGATTATGATAGAAAGTGGGGAACGGAATCAACAAGCGATCGCTATTGCCGCTGATATCGGTAATCCCAAACGGATTTATTTCTTACAGCAAGAAATCAAGCTGCTTTCTGTGCAACAGTTAATCTCTTGCTTACCCCTACTGCTGGAATTAGAAGTCAGCCTCAAGCAAGGAGCATCAGAAATGTCAACACTCCAGACAAAAGTAATCGAACTTTGTCAAGTATGCCGAGGAAATTGA
- a CDS encoding PAS domain S-box protein, which yields MPRVASAIAIFIGSLVLIGWCLGIEVLKRGFSGSPATMKVNTALCFVLCGMSLWLFLTAGERGSRGAGENNSKFKIQNSKLFTHFPTLLISQVCAIAVTTIAALTLCQYLFGWNLGIDELVFRDSPTSIATSHPGRMGLNTALNFILLSVALQILIHPKTHRSYWYAQIIALIATLTSFQVLIGYAYKVEVLYGLAPYTTSMALHTAVLFLLLSIGILWARAEHGLMRVVTSDSYGGLVARRLLIAAIAVPFILGWVIVEGQRAGQYNPAFAVSVFAIVLIVIFTILIWQSARVIEYLSYQRDLAQEALRTYEAKLGSFVDSNVIGILFGDVYGGIQQANDEFLRMIGYTREDLLAGKLSWRNITPPEYLYLDERGVAEAQGNTNATCTPYEKEYIRKDGSRIPVLVGYVLLGENRKESVAFILDLSERKQAEAEQHKLVSVVENSSDFIGIATLEGQLLYINDAGQKLVGLASLDEVRQKAVLDYFMPKDKAYFQKYILPTVLSEGRWQGEFCFRHLQTGQPIPVDYNIFTVTDNKTGQPIALATVTRDITKQKQTQEQILQLNRDLQRRISELQTLLEVIPIGIGIAEDPKCQNIKVNPAFAKQLGISSDTNGSLNAPLDERPTSFKIHREGRQLSTEELPMQYSAAHGVEVLNSELDITHENGKIVKLLNYVAPLFDEEGKTRGSVGAFLDITERKHAEEVLLNQQKWLEDVLNLMPRPLLFIEPGTARVTFANRSADELAGGEFPKGVPAEDYHTVYYYTDAAGDRIPNELMPGVRVARGERLNGLEVDWHTPAGVLSLLVFADTLPAMHGHPATCILVFQEISNLKAAQKALSLSYKRLKLLFDTANDLLSSQQPVVLIDSVYQKLRDQIGLDIYFNYLVEDNSQVMRLESYSGFSQEMANQIESLGFGEAVCGTVAQERYAIALENVQQSIDPKTELIRSLGITAYYGYPLIAQGRLLGTLSFGSRTRLSFTDNQKGMMQAVCDQIAIAMERASLIASLQQQTEQLQEANRMKDEFLGILSHELRSPLNAILGWAQLLQRSKLSDTQMARATETIERNAKAQTQLIEDLLDISRMVRGKLHLDVRTCNLVPIIESAIKTVSLAAQSKQIDLRFSLIPSKATPNSDWELGVNHENLEFPAAQSQTNQHSENSKLGENSQYLVSGDFERLQQIIWNLLSNAIKFTPVGGRVELQLSVVGGQEKQQTTDKYAQIQVIDTGIGISPDFLPYVFDRFRQADSSNTRIYGGLGLGLAIVRHLVELHGGTVHVDSPGKEQGATFTVKLPLLKNAHLGSSAPLPPSPGV from the coding sequence GTGCCAAGAGTCGCAAGTGCGATCGCTATTTTTATTGGTAGCTTGGTATTAATTGGCTGGTGTCTTGGTATTGAAGTTCTGAAGCGCGGCTTCTCTGGTAGTCCTGCAACGATGAAAGTCAACACGGCATTATGTTTTGTGTTGTGTGGTATGTCGCTGTGGCTATTTTTAACAGCAGGGGAGCGGGGGAGCAGGGGAGCAGGGGAAAACAATTCAAAATTCAAAATTCAAAATTCAAAATTATTTACCCATTTCCCTACTCTTCTAATCTCCCAGGTCTGTGCAATAGCTGTCACCACAATTGCGGCACTTACTCTCTGTCAATATCTGTTTGGCTGGAATCTTGGCATTGACGAACTGGTGTTTCGTGATTCGCCAACTAGTATAGCGACATCGCATCCGGGGCGAATGGGGTTGAACACAGCACTGAACTTTATCCTGCTCAGTGTTGCCCTACAGATTTTGATTCATCCAAAAACCCACCGCAGTTATTGGTATGCCCAAATTATCGCTCTCATTGCTACTTTAACTTCCTTTCAAGTGCTGATAGGCTATGCCTACAAAGTGGAAGTTCTCTACGGACTTGCCCCTTATACAACATCAATGGCGTTACATACAGCGGTGTTGTTCCTCTTACTAAGTATAGGTATTCTGTGGGCGCGGGCAGAACATGGCTTAATGAGGGTAGTTACAAGTGATAGTTACGGCGGCTTAGTTGCACGTCGTTTATTAATTGCCGCGATCGCAGTACCTTTTATATTAGGGTGGGTAATTGTTGAAGGGCAACGAGCAGGACAATACAATCCAGCATTTGCAGTATCGGTGTTTGCGATCGTTCTGATTGTAATTTTTACTATTTTGATTTGGCAAAGTGCCAGGGTTATTGAATACCTCAGCTATCAACGCGACCTTGCCCAAGAAGCACTGAGAACCTACGAAGCTAAACTAGGGAGTTTTGTAGATTCTAACGTCATCGGCATTCTGTTTGGCGACGTGTATGGCGGTATCCAGCAGGCAAACGACGAATTTTTGAGGATGATTGGTTACACGCGGGAGGATTTGTTAGCAGGTAAGTTAAGTTGGCGCAATATCACACCACCAGAGTATTTATACTTGGATGAGCGAGGTGTTGCCGAAGCCCAAGGAAATACCAACGCTACTTGTACGCCTTACGAGAAAGAATATATTCGCAAGGATGGTAGCCGTATCCCGGTTTTAGTTGGTTATGTGCTGCTAGGAGAAAACCGGAAAGAGTCAGTAGCGTTTATTCTCGACTTGAGTGAACGCAAGCAAGCAGAGGCAGAGCAACACAAATTAGTGTCGGTAGTAGAAAATAGCTCTGATTTTATCGGCATCGCCACCCTTGAAGGTCAGTTACTCTACATAAATGATGCAGGTCAAAAGCTGGTAGGTCTTGCTAGCCTTGATGAAGTGAGGCAAAAAGCAGTATTAGATTACTTCATGCCCAAAGACAAAGCCTATTTCCAAAAATATATACTGCCGACTGTGCTATCAGAAGGGCGCTGGCAGGGAGAATTCTGCTTCCGGCATCTCCAAACAGGTCAACCGATACCAGTTGATTACAACATCTTCACCGTTACAGATAACAAAACAGGTCAGCCAATTGCCTTAGCAACGGTGACTCGCGACATCACCAAGCAAAAGCAGACCCAGGAGCAAATTTTACAGCTAAACAGGGATCTACAGCGCCGCATTAGTGAGTTACAAACTTTGTTGGAGGTAATTCCCATCGGAATAGGCATTGCCGAAGATCCAAAATGCCAAAATATTAAGGTTAACCCTGCTTTTGCCAAGCAGTTGGGCATATCGTCAGATACAAATGGTTCTCTCAACGCTCCCTTGGACGAAAGACCAACAAGCTTTAAGATACACCGCGAGGGAAGGCAACTGTCAACAGAAGAACTCCCAATGCAGTACTCTGCTGCTCATGGTGTCGAAGTTCTGAATTCTGAACTAGATATAACACATGAAAATGGTAAAATCGTCAAGCTTTTGAACTATGTTGCACCCCTGTTTGACGAAGAGGGTAAAACTAGAGGAAGCGTTGGTGCATTTTTAGATATTACGGAGCGCAAACACGCAGAAGAAGTACTTTTAAACCAGCAAAAATGGCTAGAGGATGTGTTAAATCTGATGCCAAGACCGTTGCTGTTTATCGAACCAGGAACAGCGCGGGTAACTTTTGCCAATCGCTCTGCTGACGAATTAGCTGGAGGCGAATTTCCCAAAGGTGTACCCGCCGAAGATTATCACACAGTTTACTACTATACAGATGCCGCTGGCGATCGCATCCCCAATGAACTTATGCCAGGTGTGCGGGTTGCCCGTGGCGAACGCCTGAATGGATTGGAGGTGGATTGGCATACTCCCGCTGGTGTGCTATCTCTACTAGTATTTGCCGATACCTTACCAGCAATGCATGGTCATCCGGCTACCTGTATTTTGGTGTTCCAAGAAATCAGCAACCTCAAGGCTGCACAAAAAGCCCTCTCATTAAGTTACAAAAGGTTAAAGCTACTATTCGACACAGCTAACGATTTATTATCGAGTCAGCAACCAGTAGTATTAATTGATAGCGTCTACCAAAAACTAAGAGACCAAATTGGTTTAGATATTTACTTTAACTATTTGGTTGAGGATAACTCTCAGGTAATGCGGCTAGAGTCTTACAGTGGCTTTTCCCAGGAGATGGCAAACCAAATCGAGTCATTGGGATTTGGTGAAGCGGTTTGTGGGACTGTCGCCCAGGAGCGTTATGCAATTGCTCTAGAGAATGTGCAGCAATCAATTGACCCGAAAACAGAATTGATTCGTTCTTTAGGTATTACTGCTTATTATGGTTATCCGTTAATTGCCCAAGGACGGTTGTTGGGTACTCTTTCTTTTGGCAGCCGCACTCGGTTAAGCTTCACCGACAATCAAAAAGGGATGATGCAAGCAGTATGCGACCAAATAGCGATCGCAATGGAACGGGCTAGTTTAATTGCTTCTTTACAACAACAAACTGAGCAGTTACAAGAAGCCAACCGGATGAAGGATGAGTTTCTAGGAATATTATCCCACGAATTGCGATCGCCCCTCAATGCCATCCTTGGTTGGGCGCAATTACTGCAACGAAGCAAGCTCAGTGATACCCAAATGGCTAGAGCAACGGAGACAATTGAGCGCAACGCCAAAGCGCAAACCCAGCTAATTGAAGACCTGCTGGATATATCGCGGATGGTTAGAGGCAAGTTACACCTCGATGTCCGTACTTGTAATTTGGTTCCCATAATTGAGTCAGCCATCAAGACTGTTAGTTTAGCCGCCCAATCCAAGCAAATCGATTTGAGATTTTCCCTGATTCCCTCAAAAGCAACGCCAAATTCCGATTGGGAATTAGGAGTTAATCACGAAAATCTCGAATTTCCAGCAGCACAATCCCAAACCAATCAACATTCAGAAAACAGCAAGCTGGGTGAAAATTCTCAATATTTAGTTTCCGGCGATTTCGAGCGCTTGCAACAAATCATCTGGAATCTGCTATCCAATGCCATCAAATTTACACCCGTTGGCGGAAGGGTAGAGTTGCAATTGTCAGTGGTTGGTGGACAAGAAAAACAACAGACAACGGATAAATATGCCCAAATTCAGGTGATTGATACAGGTATTGGTATCAGTCCTGATTTTCTGCCTTACGTTTTCGATCGCTTTCGTCAAGCTGATAGTTCTAACACTAGAATTTATGGTGGATTAGGACTAGGATTAGCGATCGTCCGTCATTTAGTAGAATTACATGGTGGTACTGTACACGTAGATAGCCCAGGCAAAGAACAAGGAGCGACATTTACCGTCAAACTACCACTTCTGAAGAATGCCCACCTCGGCTCTTCTGCCCCTCTGCCCCCATCCCCTGGAGTTTAG
- a CDS encoding type II toxin-antitoxin system VapC family toxin — translation MKISDALANVSRLFLDTAPVIYFVERNPQFVDLVDPIFERLSTDITAVASGITLSECLVGAIRLGLADLEQAFVDVLQQEQVVFVEINAAIAREAARIRVRYNLQLPDALQVAVAIIARCEAFLTNDAALKRVTELRVLVVCELESENP, via the coding sequence ATGAAGATTAGTGATGCATTAGCTAATGTTTCTCGCTTGTTTCTCGATACAGCACCCGTAATTTATTTTGTAGAACGCAATCCGCAGTTTGTGGATTTAGTCGATCCAATTTTTGAGCGATTGTCAACTGACATTACAGCAGTAGCATCTGGGATAACGTTATCAGAGTGCTTGGTAGGTGCTATACGTCTGGGGTTAGCTGACTTAGAGCAAGCTTTTGTCGATGTGTTGCAACAAGAACAAGTGGTTTTTGTGGAGATTAATGCTGCTATTGCGCGAGAAGCTGCGAGAATTCGGGTACGTTATAACCTTCAGTTACCCGATGCGTTGCAGGTGGCGGTGGCAATAATTGCTCGTTGTGAGGCGTTTTTGACTAATGATGCAGCTTTGAAGCGGGTAACGGAATTGAGGGTTTTGGTGGTGTGTGAGTTGGAAAGCGAAAACCCGTAA
- a CDS encoding PstS family phosphate ABC transporter substrate-binding protein, translated as MKKMNFKLNSLTVLGIVSLVTATFGLSISAVHSQSVSTVTVDGSSTVFPITEAAAEDFQKAQSGRVRVTVGVSGTGGGFKKFCRGETDISGASRPILQKEIDACKAAGIRYVELPVAYDALTVVVHPQNSWAKNLTVAELKKIWEPGAQGKVKSWNQVRNGFPNAPLKLFGPGANSGTFDYFTEAVVGKSKSSRGDFTASEDDNVLVQGVSRDKNALGYFGYAYYAENKNKLKAVPINGVSPSETTVKNGTYSPLSRPIFIYVSSKSIDKPEVKQFVQFYLQNAAKFSQEVKYVALPASAYTTAQNHFNKKRYGTIFGGQESVGLKIEELLSREARE; from the coding sequence ATGAAAAAGATGAACTTTAAGCTTAATAGCCTGACAGTATTAGGTATAGTCTCATTAGTGACCGCCACCTTTGGTCTATCAATATCTGCCGTTCATTCCCAAAGCGTCAGCACAGTTACGGTTGATGGTTCTAGTACCGTTTTCCCAATTACGGAAGCAGCAGCAGAAGACTTCCAAAAGGCACAAAGCGGTAGAGTGAGAGTTACAGTAGGCGTTTCTGGTACTGGCGGCGGCTTCAAAAAGTTCTGTCGTGGCGAGACAGACATCTCCGGTGCATCTCGCCCCATCTTACAAAAAGAAATCGATGCTTGCAAAGCTGCGGGTATTCGTTATGTTGAGCTACCAGTAGCTTATGATGCTTTGACAGTGGTAGTTCACCCTCAAAATTCCTGGGCAAAAAATCTCACAGTCGCCGAATTGAAGAAAATTTGGGAGCCTGGGGCACAGGGAAAGGTCAAAAGTTGGAATCAGGTTCGTAATGGATTCCCCAATGCACCTCTGAAGTTGTTTGGCCCTGGTGCAAACTCTGGAACCTTCGACTACTTTACTGAGGCTGTTGTTGGCAAATCGAAGTCTAGTCGGGGTGACTTTACTGCTAGCGAAGATGACAACGTACTTGTACAAGGTGTTAGCCGTGATAAGAACGCCCTTGGTTACTTCGGTTATGCCTATTACGCAGAAAACAAAAATAAACTGAAGGCAGTGCCAATCAACGGTGTATCGCCCTCAGAAACAACAGTTAAAAATGGCACTTACAGTCCGCTATCTCGCCCCATTTTTATCTATGTTAGTTCCAAGTCTATTGACAAGCCAGAAGTAAAGCAGTTTGTGCAATTTTACTTGCAAAATGCAGCTAAGTTTTCTCAAGAAGTAAAATACGTTGCTCTGCCAGCGTCAGCATACACTACCGCCCAGAATCACTTCAATAAGAAGAGATATGGCACGATTTTTGGTGGTCAAGAATCAGTTGGGCTAAAAATTGAAGAATTATTAAGCCGTGAAGCCAGAGAATAA
- a CDS encoding DUF1868 domain-containing protein, producing the protein MDDNYQTYLNRLARLTLPEAYRSQAQHIQESSKFQLDSGLRQAASFPGYTLITPSAEEESHNSDFYAKLQTYQQELLQLPVNRNLIVPVPPASFHLTLADLIWDNAYLDAYEKNPKFDEELHSCLAEIFQKYQQLMTNRSHPIKWQMLGLILMPRAVAICLVPQDERCYEEIIQFRRTIYQNPKLIALGIEQHYHFTAHVTLAYFGEVPSDLDRISFSTMLSQLNEEWLLNLPEFLIDRVELRKFDNMTRYYREPDWPILDF; encoded by the coding sequence TTGGACGACAACTATCAAACTTACTTAAATCGGTTAGCAAGACTGACGCTGCCAGAAGCCTACAGATCCCAAGCCCAGCATATTCAGGAATCTTCTAAATTTCAGCTAGATTCTGGGTTGAGACAAGCGGCATCCTTTCCTGGCTATACGCTAATTACCCCGTCAGCAGAAGAAGAATCACACAATTCTGATTTCTATGCCAAATTACAGACTTATCAACAGGAACTTTTACAGTTGCCTGTAAACCGTAATTTGATTGTACCTGTACCTCCTGCTAGCTTCCATCTGACTTTAGCCGATTTAATTTGGGACAATGCTTACCTTGATGCCTACGAAAAAAATCCTAAATTTGACGAGGAGTTACACTCTTGTTTAGCTGAAATATTTCAAAAATATCAACAATTGATGACAAACAGGAGTCATCCAATTAAATGGCAAATGCTGGGACTAATACTGATGCCAAGAGCTGTAGCCATTTGTTTAGTCCCCCAAGATGAACGCTGTTACGAGGAAATTATTCAATTTCGTCGAACAATTTATCAAAATCCCAAGTTAATTGCCTTGGGTATTGAGCAGCATTATCACTTCACAGCCCATGTTACATTAGCCTATTTTGGGGAGGTTCCGTCTGACCTAGACCGCATAAGCTTCAGCACCATGCTTTCTCAATTGAATGAAGAATGGCTGTTGAATTTGCCAGAATTTTTGATCGATCGTGTCGAATTGCGAAAGTTTGACAACATGACACGCTATTATCGTGAACCAGACTGGCCGATTTTGGATTTTTAA
- the pstC gene encoding phosphate ABC transporter permease subunit PstC, translating to MSSVEQTQLSRKLVRDLQERAIESVLFLAALSSVATTVAILGILFYESILFFQQVSLWKFLTDTQWTPLFDDKHYGILPLVTGTLVTTFVALLVAVPLGTIIAIYLSEFASPIVREIVKPALELLAGIPTVVYGYFALLFLTPLLQVILPDLPGFSMLSAGLVIGIMIIPYVSSLSEDAMRTVPAHIREASYAMGATRFQTALRVVLLASISGISAAYILGISRAIGETMIVAIAAGGQPNLTLNPMEPAATMTAYIVSVSLGDLPHGSLEYQTIFAVGLTLVLMTLVFNIIGHFLTKRYREIY from the coding sequence ATGAGTAGTGTAGAACAAACTCAACTCTCTCGAAAGCTAGTGCGTGATTTGCAAGAACGGGCAATAGAGTCTGTCTTGTTTCTAGCGGCACTTTCTTCTGTGGCAACTACAGTAGCAATTCTTGGTATCTTATTTTACGAGTCAATTCTATTTTTTCAACAAGTATCTTTATGGAAATTCCTTACAGATACTCAATGGACACCATTATTTGATGATAAGCACTACGGTATTTTACCTCTGGTGACAGGAACATTAGTCACTACATTTGTTGCTTTATTAGTGGCAGTACCGCTAGGTACGATTATTGCTATTTACTTGAGTGAATTTGCTTCACCCATCGTTCGGGAAATTGTCAAGCCAGCTTTAGAATTGTTGGCGGGTATTCCTACAGTAGTTTACGGTTATTTTGCGCTCTTATTTCTCACACCATTGTTACAGGTAATTTTGCCAGATTTACCTGGTTTTAGTATGTTAAGTGCGGGACTCGTCATCGGTATTATGATTATTCCTTATGTCAGTTCCCTGAGTGAAGATGCCATGCGTACAGTACCCGCACATATACGCGAAGCCTCTTATGCAATGGGGGCTACCCGTTTCCAGACAGCTTTGCGAGTCGTATTACTGGCTTCTATTTCTGGGATCTCTGCGGCTTACATTTTGGGGATTTCTCGTGCGATCGGTGAAACGATGATAGTGGCTATTGCTGCGGGTGGACAACCTAACTTGACCCTTAACCCGATGGAACCAGCCGCTACCATGACAGCCTACATTGTATCGGTGAGTCTCGGCGACCTACCTCATGGCAGCCTGGAATATCAGACTATCTTTGCAGTTGGACTGACGTTAGTCTTAATGACTTTAGTCTTCAACATCATTGGTCATTTTCTCACCAAGCGCTATCGAGAAATTTATTGA
- a CDS encoding DUF4168 domain-containing protein — protein sequence MKKISDLFSRTSRKRTLSRSLFFGAIASLGVISNAFSLSSKADAQTPAPIVNNTEINSYAQAVLAMEPARQNAFEEIKKLIGNGEIPQIVCNDSNSINGLPKKAQDIAVNYCNHAQKIVEDNGLKFEQFNKITIELQNNTILKKQVYNTLLRLQQPPESR from the coding sequence ATGAAGAAAATTTCCGATTTATTTTCTCGAACTAGCCGAAAGCGAACCCTTTCGCGATCGTTATTTTTCGGCGCGATCGCTTCTTTGGGTGTGATTTCTAACGCTTTTTCATTGAGTTCTAAAGCTGACGCTCAAACTCCAGCACCAATAGTTAACAATACTGAAATCAACAGTTATGCTCAAGCCGTGCTAGCAATGGAGCCAGCCCGTCAAAATGCTTTTGAAGAAATTAAAAAACTTATTGGCAATGGAGAAATTCCCCAGATTGTTTGCAACGATTCTAATAGCATCAATGGTCTTCCAAAGAAGGCTCAAGATATCGCAGTGAACTACTGTAACCACGCTCAAAAAATTGTCGAAGATAATGGTTTGAAATTTGAACAGTTCAACAAAATTACCATAGAACTACAAAATAATACTATCTTAAAAAAGCAGGTTTACAATACTCTATTACGGCTGCAACAACCTCCTGAGTCTCGGTAA